A stretch of Prunus dulcis chromosome 6, ALMONDv2, whole genome shotgun sequence DNA encodes these proteins:
- the LOC117630534 gene encoding probable LRR receptor-like serine/threonine-protein kinase At3g47570 yields the protein MSSSTFGDESDHLALLDLKKRITEDPLHIMSTWNSSINFCSWVGVTCNHSNKRVVTLNLEAQKLVGSIPPSIGNLTYLTGINLIHNFFHGEIPQEMGRLLRLRYHNLSFNSFGGKIPSNISHCTQLRVINVGSNKLIGSIPDQLKSLLNLTHLWVIGNNLTGTIPDWIGNFSSLYAINIFQNNFQGSIPNELGRCTSLGRFVIAGNKLSGMVPSSIYNISSIYYIIVTENQLHGELPKDVGITLPNLETFAGGVNKFTGNIPVSLSNASRLRQLDFAENGLTGKLQAEHFGSLQSLSRLNFDDNRLGSGKTGDLSSLSFLANCTNLEVLSFSRNRFGGELPESISNLSTKLRIFTMGGNLIQGSIPIGIANLVNLTNLGMEQNYFGGSLPDVIGKLQKLQGLYLNLNKFSGPIPSSLGNLTSVTRLFMEGNRFDGSIPPSLGNCQSFLMFNLSSNRLSGTIPKEVIGLSSLSICLSMSNNSLTGPLPSEVGELVNLSELDVSGNKLSGEIPITLGSCTSLVSLHLEGNEFEGNIPETLTKLRGVEEIDISRNHLSGKIPEFLGKFRALKQLNLSYNDFESALPEEGIFSNASGVSVHGNKKLCGGIPELLLPVCSNKKPHSSQGLLSPKVVIPVTCALAFIALSCFIAACRMVKRSRGPLLTSHSYGDWKLAVSYLELAQSTNRFSLDNLIGSGSFGSVYRGVFSSNGMVVAVKVLNLNQEGASKSFIDECKALRSIRHRNLLKIITACSSIDNQGNEFKSLVSEFMENGSLEQWLHPRDDEQSQSKRLSLIQRLNVAIDVASALDYLHHNCETCIVHCDLKPSNVLLDEDMVAHVGDFGLARFLLEASNNPTKTQTMSVGLKGSIGYIPLEYGMGGQVSILGDVYSYGILLLEMFTGKRPTDDMFKDGLSIHQFAAMAFPDHVMDIVEPSLLSETDDENDEDDDDDNKYGNRIEERQVAGYKDPGPVKAKRLEECLDSLMQIGLSCSATSPRDRMSMDVVVNKMNAIRDSYLNFRRRRRRRRRRPKSTR from the exons ATGAGCTCGAGCACCTTTGGAGATGAATCTGATCACCTGGCTCTGCTAGacttgaagaaaagaataacTGAAGATCCTCTGCATATCATGAGCACATGGAATAGTTCCATCAATTTCTGCAGCTGGGTTGGCGTTACATGCAACCATTCCAACAAAAGAGTCGTGACTTTGAACCTGGAAGCTCAAAAATTGGTAGGCTCCATACCACCTTCTATAGGAAATCTGACTTATCTCACCGGAATCAACTTGATACACAACTTCTTTCATGGTGAAATTCCTCAAGAAATGGGACGTCTGCTCCGCCTGCGATATCACAACCTGAGTTTCAATTCCTTTGGTGGGAAAATTCCAAGTAACATATCTCACTGTACACAGCTGAGAGTGATTAATGTTGGTTCCAATAAGCTTATTGGGTCCATTCCGGATCAACTCAAATCATTGTTGAATTTAACTCATCTATGGGTTATTGGTAACAATCTCACTGGAACAATCCCAGATTGGATAGGGAACTTTTCTTCTCTGTATGCtattaatatttttcaaaacaattttcaagGAAGCATACCGAATGAGCTCGGGCGCTGCACAAGCTTGGGAAGATTTGTAATTGCAGGGAATAAACTTTCTGGTATGGTTCCTTCTTCAATCTATAATATATCCTCCATATACTATATCATTGTTACTGAGAACCAGCTGCACGGAGAGCTGCCAAAAGATGTTGGGATCACTCTTCCTAATCTGGAGACATTTGCTGGTGGTGTCAACAAATTCACAGGTAATATTCCTGTATCCTTGTCAAATGCTTCTAGACTTCGACAGCTTGATTTTGCTGAAAATGGTCTCACTGGGAAACTCCAAGCTGAACATTTCGGAAGCTTGCAAAGCTTATCTAGACTGAACTTTGATGACAATAGACTGGGAAGTGGAAAAACTGGTGACCTGAGTTCTCTCAGTTTCCTTGCTAATTGTACTAATCTTGAGGTGTTGAGTTTTAGCCGCAATCGTTTTGGAGGAGAATTGCCAGAGTCCATATCCAACCTCTCAACAAAACTTAgaatttttacaatggggggtAATTTGATACAGGGAAGCATCCCTATCGGCATTGCAAATCTTGTAAACTTGACCAATCTAGGAATGGAACAAAACTATTTTGGTGGCAGTCTTCCTGATGTAATTGGCAAGCTCCAGAAGTTACAAGGACTGTATTTGAATCTTAACAAGTTTTCTGGGCCAATCCCATCCTCCCTAGGTAACTTGACTTCAGTAACAAGGCTCTTCATGGAGGGTAATAGGTTTGATGGAAGCATACCTCCAAGCCTGGGAAACTGCCAAAGCTTTTTGATGTTTAACCTTTCTAGTAACCGACTAAGTGGAACCATACCTAAAGAGGTTATAGGGCTTTCATCCCTTTCAATTTGTTTGTCCATGTCAAACAATTCTTTGACTGGTCCACTACCATCGGAAGTGGGTGAGTTGGTAAATCTCTCGGAGCTAGATGTATCAGGAAACAAGTTATCAGGTGAAATCCCCATAACCCTTGGCAGCTGCACTAGTTTGGTGAGCCTGCATTTGGAAGGTAATGAATTTGAAGGAAACATTCCTGAAACTCTGACAAAATTAAGAGGCGTGGAAGAAATAGATATTTCACGCAATCACTTATCTGGGAAAATTCCTGAATTTCTAGGTAAGTTTAGAGCTCTTAAGCAACTCAATCTTTCTTATAATGATTTTGAGAGTGCATTGCCTGAAGAAGGAATATTTTCAAATGCAAGTGGTGTCTCAGTTCATGGAAATAAGAAGCTGTGTGGTGGCATCCCAGAATTACTTCTACCTGTATGCTCTAACAAAAAGCCTCATTCATCTCAAGGATTACTTTCCCCAAAAGTAGTAATTCCTGTAACTTGTGCACTTGCATTCATTGCCCTATCATGCTTTATTGCTGCTTGTAGAATGGTAAAAAGGTCAAGAGGTCCACTTTTAACTTCACATTCTTATGGGGATTGGAAATTAGCCGTCTCTTACTTAGAACTCGCTCAATCAACCAACAGGTTCTCTCTTGACAATCTCATTGGTTCAGGAAGTTTCGGTTCTGTGTACAGAGGAGTATTCTCTAGTAATGGCATGGTAGTTGCTGTTAAGGTATTAAACCTTAACCAAGAAGGAGCTTCCAAGAGTTTCATTGATGAATGCAAAGCTTTAAGAAGTATAAGGCACCGCAATCTTCTCAAGATCATAACCGCATGCTCAAGCATTGACAACCAAGGTAATGAGTTCAAAAGTCTAGTTTCTGAGTTCATGGAAAATGGAAGTCTAGAACAGTGGCTGCATCCAAGAGATGATGAACAATCTCAAAGTAAGAGATTGAGCCTGATCCAAAGACTAAATGTTGCCATAGATGTTGCTTCTGCATTAGATTATCTACACCACAATTGTGAAACATGCATTGTTCATTGTGACTTAAAGCCAAGCAACGTTCTTCTTGATGAAGATATGGTAGCCCATGTTGGTGACTTTGGTCTAGCAAGGTTCCTTTTGGAAGCATCAAATAATCCCACCAAAACTCAAACCATGTCAGTTGGGCTAAAGGGTTCCATAGGCTATATTCCTCTAG AGTATGGAATGGGAGGCCAAGTTTCCATACTTGGAGATGTTTATAGCTATGGGATACTGTTGCTAGAAATGTTCACAGGAAAAAGACCAACGGATGACATGTTCAAAGATGGTCTAAGCATTCACCAATTCGCAGCCATGGCTTTCCCTGACCATGTCATGGACATAGTTGAGCCTTCATTGCTCTCTGAAACAGATGACGAGAATGATGAAGATGACGATGATGACAACAAATATGGAAATCGCATAGAAGAAAGACAAGTAGCAGGATATAAAGATCCTGGCCCAGTCAAAGCAAAAAGATTGGAGGAATGCTTGGATTCATTGATGCAAATAGGGCTCTCATGCTCTGCAACATCACCAAGAGACCGGATGTCTATGGATGTCGTTGTCAACAAAATGAATGCAATTAGAGACTCATATCTCAAttttagaagaagaagaagaagaagaagaagaagaccgaAAAGTACAAGATAG